AGGAGGATGGTTTCGCCGCGGCCGGCGTGGGACTCGAGGGCGTCGGTGGCGGGGTCGGTGTCGGAGATGGCGAGGTCGGCGTGGCCGCCGCCGGAGGCCGTGCCCGGGGGGGAGGAGGAGGCTGGGAGGTGGAGGTGGAAAGTGGTGCCGAGGCCGGGTTCGGATTCCACGGCGATGGAGCCGCCGTGGCTGCGGATAATGGAGTGGGTGACGGCGAGGCCGAGGCCGGTGCCTTCCTGGCGCTTTTTGGTGGTGAAGAACGGTTCGAAGATGCGCGCGCGGGTGGTTTCGTCCATGCCGTGACCGGTGTCGGAGACCTGGATGTGGAGGTAGGTGCCGGCGGAGAGGACGGATTGGGCGTCGGGGGGCGGGGTCAAGTCTACGGTGTCGGCGGAGTAGGTGAGGGTGCCGGGCTCCGCGCCCATGGCGTGGATGGCGTTGGTGCCGAGGTTGAGCAGGACTTGTTGGAGTTGGGTGGGGTCGGCGAGGGTGGCGGGGAGTTCCGGGGGCAGCTGGATATCGAGGCGGATATTGTGCGGGATGGAGGCGCGGAGGAAGGCGCTGGTCTCGGTGATGATCTGGTGGAGATCGACGGGGATGCGTTGGGCGGGCGTCTCTTCGTCGGCGCGGCGGGAGAAGTCGAGGAGTTGGCGGACCAGTTGAGAGGCGCGCTTGGTGGCCTTTTTGACTTGGGTGAGGTTTTCCTCGGCTTCGGCGCGGTCGTCGAGGCAGTAGGCGGCGAGTTCGGTGTGGCCGACGATGGCGGAGAGGAGGTTGTTGAAGTCGTGGGCGATGCCGCCGGAGAGGGTGCCCATGGCTTCCATTTTCTGGGCTTGGAGGACGGACTCGCTGAGTTGGGTGCGTTCGATGAAGAAGCCAAACTGGGTGCCGAGGCCGGCGAGGAAGTTAAGCAAGTCGGTGCGGGCGGCGGGGGGCTGTTGGCTATAGAACTCGAAGACGCCGAGGGTCTTGCCGCGGAGGTTGACCGGCACGGCGAGGCGGGCGCGAAGTTTGAGCTGGGAGACGAGTTCGGGAGGGATGTCGTCGTCGGCGAGGTCTACGGTGCAATCGTCCCAGCGGCTGCGGCCCTCGTCCCAGATGCAGCCGGCGAAACCCTGGCCGCGAGTGAGCGGGGCCTGGCGGTGGTGATCGGCGAGGTCGCAATAATCGGAACTCCCGGGATACCAATGGGCGGTGTAGTGGAGGTGGGTGCCGGGGCCGTTGACGCGCCAGAATACGCCGTAGTCCCAGTCGAGGTATTCGCAGAACAGTTCGATGACGCGTTCGGCACTTTCGCCGACGTGGTGGGCGTGGGCGAGGGCTTCGGTGACGGCGACGTGGAGGGCGGAGCGGCGTTCGGCTTGGCGGCGGCGGGTGAGGTCGCGCACGATGCAGACGAGGCGGTCGTTGGTGAGGCGACGGATACCGATTTCGGAGTCCACGGCGTGGCCGTCGGCGTGTTGGAGTTGAACTTCCAGCAGGTCGGTGGCGCCGGTGTCGATGGCGAGGAGACGGCGGCGAACGCTTTCGCGGTCGGCCGGCAAAATGATGGCGTCCAGCGGGGTGTTGATGAGGTTTTCGCCGTCCTGGCCGAGCAGATCGAGCAGGTGCTGGTTGGCCTTGTTCATCCGGTGGTCCTTGGTGAGGAGGATGATACCGTCGGCGGCTTCTTCGAAGAGGAGGCGGAACTGGGCTTCGCTGGTGGCGATGCGTTGGTGGGCCAGTTTGCGTTCGGTGATGTCCTGAATCGTGCCGCGGAGGCGGACAACATCGCCGTCTTCGAGCACGGGGAAGCCGAGGGCACGCACCCATTTTTTGTTGCCGGCGGGGGTGACCATGAAGAGGTCGAGTTCGTAGGGGCGGGCGTGTTCGATGGCGTCGCGAATGGCGGCTTGGATGCGGGAGAGCCAGGGCTCGGGGTAGACGCTCAGGCCGATTCGCCGGGAGGTGTATTCATCGGGGGCAAGATCGTGAATACGGGCGACTTCGTCGCTCCAGTAGCCATCGCCGGTGGCGGGGTCGAAGGACCAAGTGCCGATATGGGCGAGTTCACTGACGGCTTTGAGGTCGGCGTCGATCTGGAGGTGGGCGAGTTCATGCTGGCGCTGTTCGGTGATGTCGGCGCAGATGCCGTCCCATTGGTAGACCCCATCGGCGAGGCGTTGGGGGCGGGCGCGGAGGATGAGTTGACGGTGGGCACCGTCGGCCCGGCGGAAGGACAATTCGATCTCGAGGGGGGAGAGGCTTTGGGCGTGGGTGTCCTCGGCTTCGAGGAGGCGTTGGCGCACATTTCCTTCGAGTTGGCTGAGGACGAGATTGGCATCGGCGAGGGCCTCGGCGCGGGGGACACCGTGCACGTTTTCGACGCCGCGAGAGAGGTAGGTGAAGCGAGGGGGGGCATCGTGGGCCCGGTGCCATTGGTAGACGTAGGCTTGGGGCAGGTTGTCGCCGATGCTGGCGAGCAGGAGTTCACTTTGGCGAAGCTCGTTGGCGTCGGCTTTGAAACGGCGCAGCAGCAAAAAGGCCCCGCCGAGGACGCTGCAGAGCATGGCGACGATGATGGAGGCGGTGGCGAGGATCCCCCGTTCCCAGCCGCGGCCGGATTCCAGCAGTTGATGATGGTGAAGGTTCTCGGCCTCGACCAGAAAGTCGGACAGCCGCCGGAAGGATTCCTCCAACTCGCGGCGGAGGGTGTTGGATAAGTCGTGACGGTCCCGCGGGAGGTCTTCGACCAGGCTGCGGAAGAGTTCGAGGTCGGCGGTGAAGGCGCGGTAATCGTCGGGGTGAAGGGATTCGCCGTCGGCGAGGAGTTCCGGCTGCAAGGAGTCCAGAAGTTCCAAGCATTGGGAAAAGTGGGTCAAACCGGCGGCGCGGTCGAAACCGGTGGCGTCTGACGCCGCGAGAGTGACATGGAGCATGCCTTGCCCGAGATGGACGTGAGCGCTGCGGATCCTGTTCAGGTGCTGCTGGTGAGTGATGACTTCCTCGCGCAGCTGGATTTCGGAATAGAGCAGGAAGGCACAGGCGATGATGAGGGTGGGCACCGCCAGCCACACCGTGCGGGACGACGTGAGGAAGGAAATGAACGACGGGGAGCGGGGAGAGAGGGAGCGCATGCCGACAAGTCACGCCGGTGGGGGCGGGAGAGGGGTCGCGGAGGGGCGGGGGGCAAAGGAGCCGGGTGTTCTCACCAGTGGGGAAACCAGAAAGACTTGGTAGTGGGGATAGACCCTGAGGTGCCTGGCCAGGCGGCGACCGCAGGAATTCCGTCCCGGAAAATGGGGCGTAGAACCAGCGTTCACGAGGGGCTTCTTTTACGTTAAATGGGGGGCAAACCTCAAGGACCGTTAGCATCCTTAATGTAAATAGTTGCCATTACCCTTTTCCCTCGGGGGTAACCCCAGGGCCTACACGGGTCCATTTGGGGGTGGGTGGCGGAGGGTGTCCCCAGTCTACGCCCTCGGTGGGGTTAGGTGCTGGTGCGACGGGCGAGCACCATGAGCCAGGGGAAGGGGTTGAGCCAGCGTTCAACGGTGAAACCTTGGGTGGCGAGCAGGCGGCCGAAGGCGGCGCCGGTCCAGTGGTTGAGGTGACCGGGGGTGTTGCCGAGGTCGCCCCAGTATTTGCCGCGCGCCATGTTGAGAACGCGCCAGATGGGTTCGTGGGGGACGGACAGCACGTAGTA
This portion of the Actomonas aquatica genome encodes:
- a CDS encoding PAS domain S-box protein, whose protein sequence is MRSLSPRSPSFISFLTSSRTVWLAVPTLIIACAFLLYSEIQLREEVITHQQHLNRIRSAHVHLGQGMLHVTLAASDATGFDRAAGLTHFSQCLELLDSLQPELLADGESLHPDDYRAFTADLELFRSLVEDLPRDRHDLSNTLRRELEESFRRLSDFLVEAENLHHHQLLESGRGWERGILATASIIVAMLCSVLGGAFLLLRRFKADANELRQSELLLASIGDNLPQAYVYQWHRAHDAPPRFTYLSRGVENVHGVPRAEALADANLVLSQLEGNVRQRLLEAEDTHAQSLSPLEIELSFRRADGAHRQLILRARPQRLADGVYQWDGICADITEQRQHELAHLQIDADLKAVSELAHIGTWSFDPATGDGYWSDEVARIHDLAPDEYTSRRIGLSVYPEPWLSRIQAAIRDAIEHARPYELDLFMVTPAGNKKWVRALGFPVLEDGDVVRLRGTIQDITERKLAHQRIATSEAQFRLLFEEAADGIILLTKDHRMNKANQHLLDLLGQDGENLINTPLDAIILPADRESVRRRLLAIDTGATDLLEVQLQHADGHAVDSEIGIRRLTNDRLVCIVRDLTRRRQAERRSALHVAVTEALAHAHHVGESAERVIELFCEYLDWDYGVFWRVNGPGTHLHYTAHWYPGSSDYCDLADHHRQAPLTRGQGFAGCIWDEGRSRWDDCTVDLADDDIPPELVSQLKLRARLAVPVNLRGKTLGVFEFYSQQPPAARTDLLNFLAGLGTQFGFFIERTQLSESVLQAQKMEAMGTLSGGIAHDFNNLLSAIVGHTELAAYCLDDRAEAEENLTQVKKATKRASQLVRQLLDFSRRADEETPAQRIPVDLHQIITETSAFLRASIPHNIRLDIQLPPELPATLADPTQLQQVLLNLGTNAIHAMGAEPGTLTYSADTVDLTPPPDAQSVLSAGTYLHIQVSDTGHGMDETTRARIFEPFFTTKKRQEGTGLGLAVTHSIIRSHGGSIAVESEPGLGTTFHLHLPASSSPPGTASGGGHADLAISDTDPATDALESHAGRGETILLVEDESSVARPVQHLLEMAHYHVVVCLNPSAALDIFQDAPDRFDLMLTDYAMPELDGLELTRRVKAIRADLPIVLTSGLIGTLPPQVIIDAGVSLLLPKPVTSQRLLKTIRQTLDA